A segment of the Vibrio aquimaris genome:
CTTCTTGGTATCCAGCGGTGCCATGTAATAAGTCTTCGTAGTATCGCTCGATTCCGAGTTTGCCTATATCTCGTGTGGCTTGGTAATTACCCTCTTTACCTTCCCGACTCAGCCTTTTCATGTCTTTGTCGTTGATCCGAGACACATAACCAATGACATGGGTGAGTACTTCACCGTAGGGGTAATGCCTTTTAAGGTTTGCGTTTACTGTAACCCCAGGAAATTTGTGCTGATTGACAGAAAACTTGGCGACTTGGTCTTGGGTCAATTGTGTCAGAATCGGCACAGACTTAAATCGACGCGCATGACGTCGCTCTCGTTCAAAGCTTTCAACTTGCTCGGGAGTAATGTCGAGATATTTTCTTAGTCTTTCAATTGTCCTAGGCATGTCTTTAATTTTTTCTGGGATAATTTCCAAGCTGAAAACAGGGCGATTTTCCGCTAGTAATTTACCATTACGATCGTAAATTAATCCCCGATTAGGGGCGATAGGTACAATTTTAATCCGATTGTCGTTGGAGCGAGTTTTGTAATCTTGATATTGATTGATTTGAATGTTGTAGAGGTTGGCAACTAAGAGACCAACCATAGTGATGATTCCAATGAAAGCGATGATAGCACGACTTTTAAATAGTTTTGCTTCTGCTTGGTAGTCTCTAAACCGGGTGCGCTTTCGTAACATTGGCTACTTATTCTCGGTGATATGGGTGATTGGCGGTTATGCTCCAGGCTCTGTATAGGCTTTCTGCCATAATTATTCTTACTAACGGATGTGGCAGTGTTAGTGCAGACAGCGACCAGCTTTGGTCTGCGGCAGCTTTGCAGGCAGGAGCAAGACCTTCAGGCCCGCCAATAAGGATAGAAACGTCTCGGCCATCGAGTTTCCAACTCTCTAGTTGTTGGGCTAATTGTGGTGTGTCCCACTTTTTACCAGGAATATCTAGTGTAATAATGCGATTGCCTTTCGGTACTGAAGCTAGCATAGCTTCGCCCTCTTTTTGCAAAATCCTTGCAATATCAGCATTCTTTCCCCGTTTTCCTGCAGGAATTTCAACTAGCTCCAACGGCATATCATGAGGAAAACGACGTTTATACTCTAAAAAGCCATCTTCAACCCACTTGGGCATTTTAGTGCCAACTGCAATCAGTTGTAGCTTCATTTTTAGCCCCAAAGCTTCTCTAGTTGATAAAGCTCACGCTTTTCCTCTTGCATGACATGCACTATCGTACTGCCCATATCGAGCACCACCCATTCTCCTTCGACATCACCATTAACGCCAAGTGGTTCAATACCTGCACTCTTTGATTCTTTCGCTACGTGTTCCGCTATTGAGTTTACATGACGCTTTGAAGTTCCAGTACAAATAATCATGTAGTCGGTAATCGATGACTTCCCTTTGACATTTAAGGTCTGTATTTGTTGCGCTTTCATATCATCGGCTTTGTCGACCAGAAAATTATTCAGTTCTTCAAGTTGCAAGGTGTTGTCCTTTTTTGTATTGTTCAATCAAAGCGGGGAAGTATATCACGCTTTTTATAGCTCAACCTGTGGTAGGCATATCTCAGCACTTAATTGGTGTAATAATGGCCAACAGGATGTCTCATATTGAGTTTTAGAGATTATTTCTGCTTTGGCAATTAACTGTATTAATCGCATTATTTTATTTTTTGATAGCCGATTTAAGGCGCTTGAATATAAAGGTCGTTTCGACTGCCAAATTTTGTGAGATTCGAATATTGCACCTATTGGTTGAAGTGACATTTTACTTTGCATAGTCAAGAGCAAAGTCATCTCTTTTTGAATGGTTCTCAGAAGTATCGTTGGCTCAATATCTTCCGCTTGTAATTGGAGAAGGATCCGCTGGCTACGTTTCGCTTTGCCCATAAGTAGAGCATCGGCCCATTGGAAAGCATTATAATGGTTACTTCGGCTAAGAGACTCTTCCAATCTGACTAAGTTTAGTTGTCCATCAGGGTAGATAAGAGCTAGCTTTTCTAAGCTCTGTACTAATGCAAACAGATTACCTTCATGCCACTGAGCTAGCAGCTGAATAGCTTCGGAGTCAGGCTGCAGTTTCATTTTTCTGCATCGTCCCTGCACAAATTGTGGCAGTCTGCTGATATCAGGAGAAAGGCAGTTGACCCAGCACCCTTTGGTCGACAATGCTTTAAACCATTTGGCATTTTCTTGTGCCTTGGTCAGCTTACTGCCTATGAGGACCAAAACGATATCATTATGTAGAATATCAGACAGGTTTAATAACCCATTGGAAATACTTGTATTTATGCCACTTTCAGGTAACTCTAACTCAATTAATTGGCGTGATGAGAATAAGCTCATGCTTTGACAGCACTGATAGAGTAACTCCCAATCGAAGCTTGCATCAAT
Coding sequences within it:
- the rsfS gene encoding ribosome silencing factor yields the protein MQLEELNNFLVDKADDMKAQQIQTLNVKGKSSITDYMIICTGTSKRHVNSIAEHVAKESKSAGIEPLGVNGDVEGEWVVLDMGSTIVHVMQEEKRELYQLEKLWG
- the rlmH gene encoding 23S rRNA (pseudouridine(1915)-N(3))-methyltransferase RlmH, coding for MKLQLIAVGTKMPKWVEDGFLEYKRRFPHDMPLELVEIPAGKRGKNADIARILQKEGEAMLASVPKGNRIITLDIPGKKWDTPQLAQQLESWKLDGRDVSILIGGPEGLAPACKAAADQSWSLSALTLPHPLVRIIMAESLYRAWSITANHPYHRE
- the holA gene encoding DNA polymerase III subunit delta, giving the protein MRIFAERLTEQLNKQLQSVYLLFGNEPLLLQESRQSIQEVAYHQGFEERHRFAIDASFDWELLYQCCQSMSLFSSRQLIELELPESGINTSISNGLLNLSDILHNDIVLVLIGSKLTKAQENAKWFKALSTKGCWVNCLSPDISRLPQFVQGRCRKMKLQPDSEAIQLLAQWHEGNLFALVQSLEKLALIYPDGQLNLVRLEESLSRSNHYNAFQWADALLMGKAKRSQRILLQLQAEDIEPTILLRTIQKEMTLLLTMQSKMSLQPIGAIFESHKIWQSKRPLYSSALNRLSKNKIMRLIQLIAKAEIISKTQYETSCWPLLHQLSAEICLPQVEL